A genomic window from bacterium includes:
- a CDS encoding class II fructose-1,6-bisphosphate aldolase, translating into MHHYKDLGLCNTKEMFRKAVNGNYAIPAYNFNNMEQLQAIITACIETKSPVILQVSSGARKYANQILLRYMAMGAMEMIKTAGLSLPVALHLDHGDTYELCVSCIESGFSSVMIDGSAHSFEKNIELTKKVVDFAHQYDVSVEGELGVLAGIEDEVSHEASHYTNPDDVEEFVAKTGVDSLAISIGTSHGAYKFKLKPGESVPPLRFDILEEVERRIPGFPIVLHGASSVMPEYVAMINEYGGKMENAAGVPEEQLRRAAASAVCKINIDSDGRLAMTAKIRQVLATKPAEFDPRKYLGPAREELVAMYKHKNEHVLGSAGKA; encoded by the coding sequence ATGCATCACTATAAAGACCTTGGTCTCTGCAACACCAAGGAGATGTTTCGCAAAGCCGTCAACGGAAATTATGCCATTCCTGCCTACAATTTCAACAATATGGAACAACTGCAAGCGATCATCACCGCTTGTATCGAAACCAAATCCCCGGTCATACTTCAGGTTTCCTCCGGTGCGCGCAAATATGCCAATCAGATTTTATTGCGTTACATGGCGATGGGGGCCATGGAGATGATCAAGACCGCCGGACTGTCTCTGCCGGTGGCCCTGCATCTGGATCATGGCGACACCTATGAATTGTGTGTTTCCTGCATCGAATCCGGTTTTTCTTCCGTGATGATCGACGGATCGGCTCACTCCTTCGAGAAGAACATCGAGCTGACCAAAAAAGTGGTCGATTTCGCCCACCAATACGATGTCTCGGTGGAGGGCGAATTGGGGGTTCTGGCGGGCATCGAAGATGAGGTGAGCCATGAGGCGAGCCATTACACCAATCCCGACGATGTGGAAGAGTTTGTCGCCAAGACCGGCGTGGACAGCTTGGCGATCTCGATCGGCACCTCGCACGGCGCTTACAAGTTCAAGTTGAAACCGGGGGAATCGGTGCCGCCGCTGCGTTTTGACATTCTCGAAGAGGTGGAGCGCCGGATTCCCGGTTTTCCGATTGTACTGCATGGCGCCAGTTCGGTGATGCCCGAGTACGTGGCCATGATCAATGAGTACGGCGGCAAAATGGAAAACGCCGCAGGCGTTCCTGAGGAGCAGTTGCGCCGCGCCGCTGCCTCCGCTGTCTGCAAAATCAACATCGACAGCGACGGCCGGTTGGCCATGACCGCCAAGATCCGCCAGGTGCTGGCCACCAAGCCGGCAGAATTCGATCCGCGCAAGTATCTCGGCCCGGCCCGCGAGGAGCTGGTGGCCATGTATAAACATAAAAATGAACACGTGCTCGGCAGCGCCGGAAAGGCGTGA
- a CDS encoding DegT/DnrJ/EryC1/StrS family aminotransferase → MKKKSRREFIAAGSTAALSAMLAASRPAFGFSRAVGSKPALLGGEPVRSRPFAAWPVWDEQDESAILPVLRSGVWSRDAVVTRAEQKYAALMGARYCLLTSNGTQALITALHALGIEGGDEVITTPYTFVATIDAILLNNALPVFVDVDPDTWQIDADRIEAKITPATRALLPVHILGGICHMDKINAIAAQHDLRIVEDACEAHLAEWKGKRAGTLGYLGCFSLQNGKQITCGEGGAILGDDERVMELCYSFHNFGRIRGKHMPTDKGASPILGTKCRASEYQASILITQMESAVAETRKRHENACYLSAKLKTIPGIVPRKDYAQTNLTSYYYYGFRFKEQEFGLSRAAFVKAMRAEGIALSTGLGVIEGGPMYREGVMESTLTSRTFRKLYPPQRLDEVLHDDHFPHCEQLVQETVGLHQGFLLGSRADMDDVRRATEKIYENRKALAKVAL, encoded by the coding sequence ATGAAAAAAAAATCAAGACGTGAGTTCATTGCCGCCGGTTCCACCGCCGCGCTGTCGGCCATGTTGGCGGCCTCCAGGCCGGCGTTTGGATTCAGCCGTGCCGTCGGATCCAAGCCGGCCTTGCTGGGCGGAGAGCCGGTAAGATCTCGGCCTTTTGCCGCTTGGCCGGTCTGGGATGAGCAGGACGAGAGCGCAATTTTGCCGGTCTTGCGCAGCGGTGTGTGGTCCCGCGATGCGGTGGTCACTCGGGCGGAACAGAAATATGCCGCACTGATGGGTGCACGCTATTGCCTTTTGACCAGCAACGGCACCCAGGCGTTGATCACAGCCCTGCACGCCCTGGGCATCGAGGGCGGCGATGAGGTCATCACCACGCCGTACACCTTTGTTGCTACCATCGATGCGATTTTACTCAACAATGCACTCCCTGTTTTCGTCGATGTGGATCCGGATACCTGGCAGATCGATGCGGACCGGATCGAGGCCAAGATCACTCCGGCAACCAGAGCTCTGCTGCCGGTGCATATCCTCGGCGGCATCTGTCATATGGATAAAATAAACGCGATCGCCGCTCAGCATGATCTGCGGATCGTCGAGGACGCCTGTGAGGCGCATCTGGCCGAGTGGAAGGGGAAAAGAGCAGGAACCCTGGGCTACCTGGGCTGCTTCAGCCTGCAGAACGGCAAGCAGATCACCTGTGGAGAGGGCGGCGCCATTCTGGGCGACGATGAACGAGTGATGGAGCTTTGCTATTCCTTTCACAATTTTGGCCGTATTCGAGGCAAGCACATGCCGACGGATAAAGGCGCCTCGCCCATTCTCGGCACCAAGTGCCGTGCGTCGGAATATCAGGCCTCTATTCTGATCACCCAGATGGAAAGCGCAGTGGCAGAGACGCGGAAACGCCATGAAAACGCCTGCTATCTGTCTGCCAAACTGAAAACCATCCCAGGCATTGTGCCGCGCAAAGACTATGCGCAGACCAATCTGACTTCCTATTACTATTATGGATTCCGTTTCAAGGAACAAGAGTTCGGCCTTTCCCGCGCGGCTTTTGTCAAGGCCATGAGGGCAGAGGGCATTGCACTGTCCACCGGACTCGGGGTGATCGAAGGCGGTCCCATGTATCGCGAAGGAGTGATGGAATCGACCTTGACCTCGCGGACTTTTCGAAAACTGTATCCTCCGCAAAGATTGGACGAGGTGCTGCACGACGATCATTTTCCCCACTGTGAACAGCTGGTCCAGGAAACCGTCGGCCTGCATCAAGGCTTTTTGTTGGGCAGCCGGGCGGACATGGACGATGTTCGCCGGGCCACGGAAAAAATCTATGAAAACAGGAAAGCGCTCGCCAAGGTTGCCCTTTAA
- a CDS encoding DegT/DnrJ/EryC1/StrS family aminotransferase — protein MSDKDFPIFIQTAFPQQPELDRWQQISREEAELVYEMTLRNELSGGTPVVRDFEKRWREWCGLEYSITTMNGSSALYCAYFGLGVGPGDEVICPTYTWICTIAPALFLGARPVFADSDPETLQLDPEDVKRKITPRTKAIVAVHLWGNVCDMDRLMVVSRETGVPVLEDCSHAHGARYDQRIVGSIGHVAAWSLQGSKPVSAGEGGVLATNDARIFERACLAGQVNRIGGLDLVTKTYAYLQPLGLGMKFRAHPLGIGIAGIQLTKLDALNRSRKAYVEALEEKIDRIPGLQSVKVYPKAERGGYYAFPVIHQPNASNPIPTETLIECFRQQGLAVSSSPYPLLHRLPLFAKGFDLFTEQRGPLCEDYPGYRQGDFPAIEDVFDRLIFFPMLSNPVPGAVDRISEMATAAMDRAHTH, from the coding sequence ATGAGCGACAAGGATTTCCCGATTTTTATCCAGACCGCTTTTCCCCAGCAGCCGGAGCTCGATCGCTGGCAGCAGATCAGCCGCGAAGAGGCGGAGCTGGTTTACGAGATGACGCTGAGAAATGAACTCTCCGGCGGTACGCCGGTGGTCAGAGACTTTGAGAAACGGTGGCGCGAATGGTGCGGCCTCGAATACTCGATCACCACCATGAACGGCAGTTCAGCGCTCTACTGCGCCTACTTTGGCCTGGGCGTCGGACCCGGCGATGAGGTCATCTGCCCGACCTATACCTGGATTTGCACCATTGCGCCGGCGCTGTTTCTCGGCGCTCGTCCTGTATTCGCCGACTCTGATCCCGAAACCCTGCAGCTCGATCCTGAGGATGTAAAGCGAAAAATTACCCCTCGAACCAAGGCCATTGTGGCCGTGCATCTTTGGGGCAATGTCTGCGATATGGATCGGCTCATGGTCGTCAGCCGCGAAACCGGCGTGCCGGTTCTTGAGGATTGTTCGCACGCCCATGGCGCGCGCTATGACCAACGGATTGTCGGCTCTATCGGTCATGTGGCCGCCTGGAGCCTACAGGGCAGCAAACCGGTCAGTGCGGGCGAGGGCGGCGTACTGGCAACCAATGACGCCAGAATCTTTGAACGCGCCTGTCTTGCCGGCCAGGTCAATCGCATCGGAGGATTGGATCTGGTGACCAAAACCTATGCCTATCTGCAACCTCTGGGACTGGGTATGAAGTTTCGCGCCCATCCGCTGGGGATCGGCATTGCCGGAATACAACTGACCAAACTGGATGCACTGAACCGCAGCCGCAAGGCCTATGTAGAGGCGTTGGAGGAAAAGATCGACCGGATTCCTGGCCTGCAGTCGGTCAAGGTGTATCCCAAAGCCGAGCGCGGCGGGTATTATGCATTTCCGGTCATTCACCAGCCGAACGCCTCCAACCCAATTCCGACGGAGACGCTGATCGAATGTTTCCGTCAGCAGGGATTGGCCGTGTCATCGAGTCCGTATCCCCTGTTGCATCGCCTGCCTTTGTTCGCCAAAGGGTTTGACCTATTCACCGAACAGCGGGGTCCTCTATGTGAAGATTACCCGGGGTACCGACAAGGTGATTTTCCCGCCATTGAAGATGTTTTCGATCGTTTGATTTTTTTTCCCATGCTGTCGAATCCGGTGCCCGGGGCTGTGGACCGAATCAGCGAGATGGCGACAGCTGCCATGGACAGGGCCCATACGCACTGA